The proteins below are encoded in one region of Corvus hawaiiensis isolate bCorHaw1 chromosome 3, bCorHaw1.pri.cur, whole genome shotgun sequence:
- the NFKBIE gene encoding NF-kappa-B inhibitor epsilon, whose amino-acid sequence MSRAAGGECRKEAAGWEGEDGQCDSGIESLRSLPGGRETPAAPEGRPEALEETLAEAAAAEERLDSSYGSGALLEALPGLPGAPGGRPEEPPPRPEGLSRQQLQALSYISEDGDTLVHLAIIHCVPAVALCCIAQLPREVLEIQNDLFQTPLHLAVYLEQPSVIQALIQKGVNPGLQDRNGNTPLHLACEQQHLQCAQQLLEGTATADGTTQPHRHHQDLQLQNWQGLACLHISTLKGNIPMMSLLLESGANINVREGTSGKTPLHLAVECHNCRAVQFLLRNGAYVDAQMYNGCTPLHLAVGRKDAAIAAVLSHSGADTLLRNMENETAQDLADGNDDLLALLPFDDLKISGKPVVCSE is encoded by the exons ATGtcgcgggcggcgggcggcgagTGCCGCAAGGAAGCGGCGGGCTGGGAGGGCGAGGACGGGCAGTGCGACTCGGGCATCGAGTCGCTGCGCTCGCTGCCGGGCGGCAGGGAGACCCCCGCCGCGCCCGAGGGCCGCCCTGAGGCCCTCGAGGAGACCCTCGCCgaggccgccgccgccgaggAGCGCCTGGATTCCAGCTACGGCTCCGGCGCCCTGCTTGAGGCGCTGCCCGGGCTgccgggggctccggggggcCGCCCCGAGGAGCCGCCGCCTCGGCCCGAGGGACTCAGccggcagcagctgcaggcccTCTCCTACATTTCGGAGGACGGAGACAC GTTGGTTCATCTGGCCATTATCCACTGTGTCCCAGCTGTAGCACTCTGCTGCATTGCTCAGCTacccagggaggtgctggagatCCAAAATGATCTTTTCCAG ACCCCGCTCCACCTCGCTGTGTACCTGGAGCAGCCCAGTGTGATCCAGGCACTGATCCAGAAGGGAGTGAACCCTGGGCTGCAGGACCGCAATGGCAACACCCCGCTGCACTTGgcctgtgagcagcagcacctgcagtgtgcccagcagctgctggagggcaCAGCCACAGCGGATGGCACGACTCAGCCCCATAGGCACCACCAGGACCTGCAGCTCCAGAACTGGCAAG GCTTGGCCTGTCTGCACATCAGTACCTTGAAAGGGAACATCCCAATGATGTCTCTGCTTCTGGAGAGTGGTGCCAACATCAATGTTCGG GAGGGCACAAGCGGGAAGACCCCATTGCACCTGGCTGTGGAGTGCCACaactgcagggctgtgcagttCCTGCTGCGCAATGGGGCGTACGTGGATGCCCAGATGTACAACGGGTGCACTCCGCTCCACCTGGCCGTGGGCCGCAAGGATGCTGCCATCGCCGCCGTCCTCTCACACTCTGGGGCTGACACCCTGCTGAGGAACATGGAGAACGAGACAGCTCAGGACCTGGCTGATGGCAACGATGAT CTCCTCGCCTTGCTGCCCTTCGATGACCTGAAGATCTCAGGGAAGCCTGTTGTGTGCTCTGAATGA